The Enhydrobacter sp. sequence TGTCCCTGACGATGATCTCGAACGGCCGGTTGGTGCCGCCGATCTTGAGATTGCCGCCGGTCGCCCGCTTGATCTGGTCGAGCACAAAGGGGATGTGCTCGGAAAACAGGCTGATCGGCCCGGTCTGCGGCGCCACCAGTCCGATCTTCAGCGTGCGCGGCACGGCGAAGGCCGGTCGGGCCAGCAGGCTTGCCGCGCCGGCTGCGGCGGCACCCTTGAGGACGGAACGCCGGTCGACGACGGGAATCCTGCGCATGGTTTCCTCCCACATGGCGCCGTTCGGCGACGGCATTCTTGCTGCGCATTATCGATAACCAACATAGAATGTCGATATTTTTGTTGACAGTCGTCAAGCGATGCCGACCATCGCCGGCATCAGCAAGAACGGCGCTGCGGGAGGGACAAATGGGCAAAATCGTTGCCGCTGCGGTCGTCAGCCATCAGCCGGGAATCATGTTGCCGAGCGCGCTTCGGCTCGAGCTGTACGGCGGGAAGGATACGACGCTGGTCGCGGGCTTCGAGACCATGCGCGCGGCGCTCGACCGGGTGCGGCCCGACACCTTCATCATCTTCGACACGCACTGGTTCACCACGCTCAACCACATCCTGGCCGGTGCGCCGCACTACAAGGGCCTCTACACGTCGGAGGAGCTGCCGGAGTTCCTGTCCGACGTTCCCTACGACTATCCCGGCGCTCCCGAGCTCGCCAAGGCGATCGCCGCGGCGGCGACGGCGCGCGGGCAGCGCGTGCTGAACTACGACAAGCCCAACATTCCGCTGCACTATCCCACCATCAATCTCGTGCACTATCTGCGCCGGGACGAGAAGATCCTGTCGATCGGCACCTGCCAGGTCGCGCAGTGCCACAATTTTCTCGACATGGGCGGCGCAATCGCCGAAGGGATTGCGAACACGGACTGTCGCGTCGCTCTCCTCGCGGCGGGCGGAATGAGCCACAGCTTCGAGCCCCTCGACACGATCATGGATCACATGAAGCCCGATCCCGCCCTCGTCGTGACGGCCGAGGCGCGCGACATGGACCACAAGGTGCTCGAATGCTGGGAGCGCGGCGACCATGCCGGCGTCATCGCGCTCTATCCGGCCTATCGCGCGCACAATCCGGAGGGCTTCTTCGCCCACTACCTGATGACCGTCGGCGCCCTGGGAGGGGCCGGCTGCAAGGCCGTCGGCAGGCAGATGTCGGCCTACGAGAATGCCGCCGGCACGGGCCAGGTCCATGTCTGGTTCGATGTCGCCGCCTGAGCGTTCGCTGCCGACCGTCAAGCCCGTCGAGACGCCGGAGGAAAAGGACCGGCGCCATCGGCGGGACGCCAAGACGCTGATCGAATACGCCTACAAGCGGCTCAAGACCAACATCATCCGCGGCCATCTCGCGCCGGGCGAGAAGCTCAAGATCGAGCGGCTGCGCAAGGAATATGGCGTCGCCTCCAGCACGCTGCGCGAGGCACTGTCGCTCCTGGTCGCCGACTCGCTGGTCACGGCCGAGGGCCAGCAGGGCTTTCGCGTCGTGCCGATGTCGATCGAGGATTTCCGCGAAATCTGCGGCCTGCGCAAGATGATGGAGACGCTGGCCTTGCGCGAGGCGATCGCCAACGGCGACGAGGACTGGGAGGCGGGCATCGTGGCCGCGTTCCACAAGCTCAACCTCCTCGACCTCGAGCGCCTCAACAGTTCGGAGGCGCTGGTCGATGCCTACAACGAGCGCAATCACGTCTTTCACGAGGCGCTGGTCGCCGCCTGCCGCTCGCCCTGGGTACGTCGCTTCCGCAGCGTGCTCTACGACAATGCCCGCCGCTATCGCCACCTCTCCGTCGCCAAGGGCGGCATCCGGCCGAACATCCAGGACGAGCATCGGGCGATCATGGAGGCGGCGCTCGCCCGCGACGTCGCGCTGGCCTGCCGGCTGACCGAGGAGCACATCGACCTCACGCTGCATCGGCTGGCCCAGTTCCCGCCGGAGGAGATTGCCGCCGGATTCCCCGGCCTGCCGCGACGCGGCGCGGCGGCAGCACCTGCCCGCCGTTCCCGCGCCAGGGCGGCAGGCCGTCCGTGAAATCGCTCAGAGGGCGGAGGGCGCGGCGAGCAGATGGCGGAGCCAGCCGACAAGCTTGATCTCGATGGCCGGCGCGATCGGCCCCGCGAAACCCGGATCGTCGGGTCCTGTCACGAGCTTGAGGTTGTGGCTCACCATCGGTGCGATCAGCGCCTCGCCGGGCGCGTTTCGCCGGGCCAGGGTGTCGAGCAGCGGCTGCACGTCGCGCGGCGGCACCACCTGGATGTCGGCGTCCCCCTGCAGCAGCAGACACGGGATGTCGGTGCGGGCGAGCGTCGCCGCCGGATCGAAGGCGAACGCGGCCTTCAGGAAAGCGCCGGCATAGGCGGGGAAGACCGCCCGGAATGCCGATGGCACGTCGCGCGGCACCTGGCCGGAATCGCGGATCGCGGCCATGATGCGCTCGGCGGTCGGGCCGAGCGACGGCATGCTGCGGGCGATCTGCTCGCGCACGATCTGGCCCAGCGGCCGTCCGGGCGTCGACGCCAGCACGAGGGCGTAGGGCCGCTTCTTGCCCATGGCCGCAGTGGCCGCGATCGCGAGCAGCCCGCCCTCGCTGTGGCCGAGCAGGGCCGTCGCGTAGGACTTGATTTCGTCGTGTCGCACCAGCTCGGCATGAGCCGCCTGCACGTCGCTCACGAACTGGTCCCAGGTGAAATAGCTTTCCTGGCGATCGGCGGCATCTCGTTGATGGATCGCCGAACCGCCGATGCCGCGCTTGTCGTAGCGGAGGGTCGCGATGCCGGCGCGGCCCAGCGATCGGGCGATCTCCTTCAGAAGATCGACGCGCACGGGAATGAGCGGATTGTTGCCGTCTCGGTCGGTCGGGCCGCTGCCGGCGACCAGCACCACGCCCGGCACCCGCTCGATCTCGCTGATCGCGGGCAGAACGAGGGTGCCGGCCAGCGCCACGCCGCCGCTGCCGGCGAAGTGCAACTCGTGCTCCTTGATGCCGCGCGGAAAATACTGGGCGCGCGTCTCCGTCGCGGCCAGCATGGCGGCGCCGGCAAGCAGGAGGCGCCGGCCAATCATGGCCTGGCGTCGGCCGTGGGCAGCCTGGTCATGTCGTGCGGCATCGCCTTGCCGCCGAAGATATGGACATGGAAATGGAACACCGATTGGCCGCTCCGCGGACCGTGGTTGGCGACCAGACGATAGCCGTCCGGATCGAGGCCCAGCCTGTGCGCGGTCGCTCCGACGGCGCGCCAGAAGCCCGCGATCAGCTCCGGCGGCGCCGAGGCGGCGAAGTCGGCGTTGGAGACATAGTCGCCCTTCGGCACCACCAGCACATGGACCGGCGCCAGCGGGCGGATGTCGTGGAAGGCGAGGGCGAACTCGTCCTCGTAGACTTTTCGGCATGGCAGCTCGCCGCGCAGGATGCGGGCGAAGACATTGTTGCGGTCATAACTCGGCATGCGGCACTCGGAACGCCTCGCGTGAGGCCCGAGAATCGTTCGCCGCGACGGGAATGACAACCGGGGTCGGCGTCCCGTTCAGGCAGGCTTGCGGGCCGCCTTCTCGGCGATGCCGGAGATGCCCTCGCGGCGCGCCAGCTCGGACCAGACGGCCTGCGGCTTGACGCCGGTCGCGGCCCACAAGGTCAGCAGGTGATAGAGCATGTCGGCGCTCTCGCCCACCAGCTTGGAGCGATCGCCGCGAATGCCCTCGATCAGCGCCTCGACCGCTTCCTCGCCCAGCTTCTTGGCGATCTGCTGGCGACCGCGACTGAACAGGCGGGCGGTGTAGGACGTGTTCGGATCGGCGCCTTTGCGGCTGTCGATCACGACATAGAGACGGTCCAGCACGTGCTCGTCGGCACCGCCGTCTTCCTGGCGCTTCTTCAGCGCCTTCCGCTTTGCTTTCTTTTTCTTGGCCATCGAAGGGGGAACTCTCGTCGCCTCTTGGTGGGGCGTTGAGGAATACTTTACGTCAAGTTCGCGGCGCGTGCGAGGTTTGTCGTATCGGAACGCCGGCTCGCGCCAGATGTTCCTTCGCCTGGGCGATGGTGAACTCGCCGAAATGGAAGATGGAGGCGGCCAGCACCGCCGACGCGCCGCCCTCGGTCACGCCTGCGAGCAGGTGATCGAGCGTGCCGACGCCGCCCGACGCCACGACCGGCACCGGCACCGCATCCGACACCGCGCGCGTGAGGGCGATGTCGAAGCCCGACTTCGTGCCGTCGCGGTCCATCGACGTGAGCAGGATCTCGCCGGCGCCATGGTCGGTCATGCGCCTTGCCCATGCGACGGCGTCGAGCCCGGTGCCCTTGCGTCCGCCGTGGGTGAAGACCTCCCAGGCGCCGGGCCGGATCTGGCGCGCATCGACCGCAACGACGATGCACTGGTCGCCGTATTTCTCGGCCGCCTCGCGCACGAAATCGGGCCGCGCCACCGCGGCCGAATTGATCGAGACTTTGTCGGCGCCGGCCAGCAGGAGCCGGCGGATGTCCTCGATCGTGCGCACGCCGCCGCCGACGGTAAGCGGCATGAAGCACTGCTCGGCGGTGCGCGCCACGACATCGAGAATGGTGTCGCGGTTCTCGTGGCTCGCCGTGATGTCGAGGAAGGTGAGCTCGTCGGCGCCGGCGGCATCGTAGACCCGCGCCTGCTCGACCGGATCGCCGGCATCGCGCAGATCGACGAACTGCACGCCCTTCACGACGCGGCCGTCCTTGACGTCGAGGCAGGGGATGATGCGGACCTTGAGCATGGTCGCGTCACTCCTCGCACAGGACGCGGATGGCGTCGGGCACGGTCACGCGGCCGTCATAGAGCGCGCGCCCCACGATCGCGCCGATGATGCCGTGCTCCTCGGCCGGCCGGAGCTCGCGCAGGTCGTCGAGCGAGCTGACGCCGCCCGAAGCGATCACCGGCGTGGTGAGATGCTGGGCCAGCGTGATGGTGGCGTCGATATTGACGCCGCCCATGGCGCCGTCGCGGTCGATGTCGGTGTAGATGATGGCTGCGACACCCGCATCCTCGAAGCGCAGGGCAAGATCGAGCGCGCGCACCGTGCTCTGCTTGGTCCAGCCGTCGACCGCGACCATGCCGTCGCGCGCGTCGATGCCGACCGCAATGCGGCCCGGCCACTGCTTGCAGGCGGCCTTCACGAGCCCCGGCTCCTTGACCGCAATGGTGCCGAGGATCACACGCTTGACCCCGGCCTCGATCCATTGCGCGATGCTTTCGATGGTGCGGATGCCGCCGCCAAGCTGGGTCGGCACGTCGACCGCCTTCAGGATCTCGACCACCGCCGCCCGATTGACCGGATGGCCCTCGACCGCGCCATTGAGATCGACCAGATGCAGCCATTCGCAGCCCGCGGTGGTGAAGGCGCGCGCCTGGGCGGCCGGGCTGTCGTTGAACACCGTGGCGCGGGCCATGTCGCCGCGCAGCAGGCGCACGCACTTGCCGTCCTTCAAGTCGATCGCGGGGAACAGGATCATGGCGGCGCGGATTTACCCCGTTGCCGGCCTCGGCGCCACCCTGTTGCCTGCTCGGCAGGCTATCGCGACAGCCGGCGCGCCGGATTGCCGACGACCGTGGCGCCGGGAGCGACGTCGCGTGTGACGACCGCTCCGGCGCCCACGATCGCATCGTCGCCGATCGTCACGCCCGGCAGGATCAATGCGCCGCCGCCGATCCAGACGTTGCGCCCGACGCTGACGGCACGTCCCAGCTCCAGGCCGGCGCGTCGCAGATCCGGCTCGCGCGGATGGTCGACCGCCAGGATCTGGACGGCCGGCCCGATCTGGGTGTTGTCGCCGATCGTCACGGCGACCACGTCGAGGACGACGCAGTTGAAGTTCAGGAACGCGCCGGCGCCGAGGCGGATGTTGAAGCCGTAGTCGCAGAAGAAGGGCGGCCGGATCGTCGCTTCTTCGCCGACGAAGGCGAAGTGCCGGCACAGCAGATCGCGGCGCTGGTCGGGATCGCGGGAGGCGTTGTACTGCGCGAGCCAGGCCGCATTTGTCCGGGCGTCGGCCTGAAGCTCGGGATCGCTCGGCTTGTACAGCTCGCCGGCGAGCATCTTCTGCTTTTCTGTCATCATCGTCGTCTCCTGTCGGGTCCTCTCGACGGGATCGCCGCCGGACGGCTAGTCTTCGCGCACAACGCGAGGAGGCACCATGACCCGTTTTACGCCCGATCTCCTGGCCGGCCAGCAGGCCGAGCTGACCGCCATCCGGCGCGACATCCATCGCCATCCGGAAACGGCGTTCGAGGAAGAGCGGACGTCGCAGATCGTGGCGGAGAAATTGCAGTCGTGGGGGATCGAAGTTCATCGCGGCCTGGCGACCACCGGGGTCGTGGGCACGCTGAAGGGCAAGCGGCCGGGCCAGAAGACGATCGGCCTGCGTGCCGACATGGATGCGCTCCATCTGCAGGAGAAGAACGACTTCGACTACGCCTCGTCGATTCCCAACAAAATGCATGCCTGCGGCCATGACGGCCACACAACCATGCTGCTGGGCGCGGCCAGGCAGCTCGCCGCCGCGCCGGACTTCGGCGGCACGGTGCATTTCATCTTCCAGCCCGCCGAGGAAGGGCAAGGCGGCGCACGGGTGATGATCGAGGAGGGGCTGTTCGACAGGTTCAACTGCGACGCCGTCTACGGCATGCACAACATGCCGGGCTTCCCTCGCGGCCACTTCGCCATCCGGTCGGGACCGATGCTGGCGGCGAGCGATAGCTGGGAAGTGACCTTCAAGGGGACCGGCGGCCACGGCGCCATGCCGTACCGCGGCACCGATCCGACCTTCGTCGCCGGCCAGTTCATCGTCGCCCTCCAGGGCATCATCGGTCGCAACGTGCCGCCCACGCAGGCCTCGGTGCTGAGCGTGGGCCATATCGCAGCCGGCACGGCCGGCTCACCCAACGTGATCCCGTCGGAGGTGCTGATCCGCGGCACGGCGCGCAGCTTCACGCCCGACGTGCGCGATCTCCTCGAACGACGCGTGGGCGAGCTCGCGGTCGGCATTGCCCAGGGCGGCGGCTGCGACGCCGAGTACAAGTATTTCCGCCGCTATCCGCCGCTCATCAATTCGATCGAGCAGACCTCGATCGCCGTCGAGGCGGCGGCACTCACCGTGGGCCGCGACAAGGTCGAGCCCAACACGCCGCCCGTCACCGGCGCGGAGGATTTCGCCTTCATGCTGGAGAAGAAGCCCGGCGCCTACATCATGATCGGGAACGGCGGTCCTGACGAGGGCGGCTGCCACAACGTCCATTCGCCGCTCTACGATTTCAGCGACGCGATCCTGACGACGGGTGCGGCCTACTGGGTCAATCTCGTGCAGCTCGAGCTGGGAGACGCTTAGCTCGCGGTCCGCGAGAGCTATTTCGCCGGCTTCACGAACTGCGCCAGCGTCATCTGATCGGCGCGGGCGGCGTAGGCGAGGCCCTTGCGCATCGCCCACAGCGACATCTCGAACGCGATGGGCAGAATGCCGTGGTCGGCGAGGACGAGCCGGCTCGCCTCCTGCAAGAGCGCCTCGCGCGCCTTGTCGTCGACGGTGCGCAGCGCCTCGTCGAGCTTGGCGTCCACCGCCGGGTTGGAATAGCGGCCGCGATTGTTGCCGCCCATGCCCTTCTCGCGGCTGGGCGTGGCGACGAGTGCGCGCAGGGGATTGGATATCTCGCCGCTTTCCGCGTTCCAGCCGGCGAGATAGGCGCTGTACTTGAATTCGTCGCGATTCTTGAAGAAGGCCGACGGCTCGCTGGCTTCCACTCCCGTCTTGACGCCGACGTGATCCCAGTAGTCGGCCACCGCCTGTGCGATCTGCGCGTCCCGGGCGTAGCGACCGTTGGGCGTGCCCAGCGTGATCGAGAAACCCTTCGGATAGCCGGCCTCGGCGAGCAGCCGTCGCGCCTCCGCCGGATCGTAGCGGTCCGGATGGGCATCCTTGCGCGCGCCGAAGGCGGGCCACGGCAGGAAATCGCCGGCCGGCTGAGCGGCGCCGTCCATCACCTTCTCGACGATCGCACCGCGGTTGATCGCCTCGCTCAACGCCTGCCGCACGCGCTTGTCCTTCAGCGGATTCTTGCCGTCGGTGTCGGGGATGCCGGGGGACGGTTCGGCGAACTGGTCGAGCGCGATATAGATCAGGCGGCTCGACGGCGCCTGCGCCAGCGCGACCTTCGGATCCTTGCGCAGCTTCGGCAGATCGGCGATCGGCGGATCCTCGATCAGGTCGACGCTGCCGGCGACGAGAGCCGCGACGCGTGCCGCCGCGTCCGGAAGTGGCCGGAACGTGACCTGGCCCCATGCCGGCTTCGGTCCCCAATAATCGTCGTTGCGCGCCAGCACCAGCGGGCCGCCGCGCTGCCACTCCACGAACTTGAACGGTCCGGTGCCGACGAGGCCCACCCCGCGATCGAGCTCGGCCGTGGTCTTGCCTTCGGGCGCGCCGCCCGCCGCCGCCGTGTGCGACAGGATGGGCAGGCCCGCGAGATCGACCGGCAGAAGCGGCGCCGGCGCCGCCGTGGCGATGCGCAACGTCAGCGGGTCGACGATCTCGAGTCGCGTCATCTGGCGCGTGAGCACCGTGAAGGGCGAGGGACTGTTGGGCACCTTGGCCGCGCGTTCGTAGGTGAAGACCACATCCTTCGCGGTAAAAGGCGAGCCGTCCTGGAATCGGACGTCGGGGCGCAGCCTGAATTCCCAGACCGTGTCGCTCAGCGGCTTCCACGAAAGGGCGAGGGCAGGCACCGCCCTGAGCTTCTCGTCGCGCGCGACCAGCGCATCGAAAAGATGCAGGGCGATCGCGTTGTTGACGGGAATGTTCTGGTATTGCGGATCGAGCGAGGTGGGCTCGCTGCGCAACCCGATCGTCAGTTCCTGCGCCGTCGCCGGGAGCGCGATCGCGGTCAAGACCGCAGCCAGAAGGACGCCGGCCTTGCGGAGAAAGAACATTCTGCGCAGCTCCCTGGATCGCGCGAACTGTTGGCGGTCGCCCCGCGCTTGGCAACGCGACAGGACGACCGCGGTCGATTCCGAGACAGCGCGCTTCTGGAATAAAAAGGGAACGATGGCAACGCCGGCAATGCATGACGGCGCCGCGTGCCGCGGCGTGGCCTTTGGCCTTGCTCTGGCCTAGGGTGCGCGCGACGCGGATCCAGCAAGCATTGGGGATGTCGATGAACGGAGCGGAGAGTCTGGTGCGGACCTTGGTCAAGGGCGGGGTCGAGGTCTGCTTCGCCAACCCCGGGACTTCGGAGATGCATTTCGTCGGGGCCCTCGACCGCGTCGAGGGTATGCGCTGCGTGCTTGGCCTGTTCGAGGGTGTGTGCAGCGGCGCCGCCGACGGCTACTACCGCATGACCGACAAGCCGGCCTCGACGCTGCTTCATCTCGGCCCCGGTCTCGCCAATGCGGCTGCCAATCTGCACAACGCCAAGAAGGCGGGCTCCGGCATCGTGAACATCGTCGGCGAGCACGCGCTCTATCACATCAAGTACGACACGCCGCTCACTGCCGACATCGAGGGTATCGCGCGACCGTTCTCGCACTGGGTGAAGACCTCGCCGACCGCCAAAACCGTGGCATCGGATGGCGCGGCGGCGATCCAGGCGGCGCGCGTGGCGCCGGGCCAGATCGCGACGCTCATCCTGCCTGCCGATACCGCCTGGACCGAAGCCGACGGCGTGGCCGAGACCCCGTTGACGCCGCCGCCGCAGAAGCCCGCCAATGAAACCGTCGTGGCCGCGGCCAAGGCGCTGCGGGCCGGCCAGTCGGGGATGCTGTTCCTGGGCGGTCGGTCGCTGCGCGCCAGGGGACTGGAACTCGCCGGCAAGATCGCGGCCAAGACAGGCTGCAGGCTGCAGGCGGCCGGCGGTACGGCGCGCATCGAGCGTGGCGCCGGCCGGGTGCCGGTGTTGCGGCTGCATTTCGTGGTCGAGACGGCGCTCGAGATGCTGAAGGGGACGAAGCACATGGTGCTGTGCGGCGCCAAGGCGCCGGCCGCCTTCTTCGCCTATCCCGGCAAGCCGTCCGTCCTGGTGCCCGAGGGCTGCGAGGTGACGACGCTGTGCCCCGTCGACGGCGATCCGCTCGCCGCCCTGGAGATGCTGGCCGCCGAGCTGGGGGCGCTCAACGAAAAGCCGGCAAATGTCGCTCGAGCCGAGCGGCCCGACCGTCCGACCGGCAAGTTCACGCTCGAAGGGCTGGGTGCGGCGCTCGGCGCCACGCTGCCG is a genomic window containing:
- a CDS encoding FCD domain-containing protein; amino-acid sequence: MSPPERSLPTVKPVETPEEKDRRHRRDAKTLIEYAYKRLKTNIIRGHLAPGEKLKIERLRKEYGVASSTLREALSLLVADSLVTAEGQQGFRVVPMSIEDFREICGLRKMMETLALREAIANGDEDWEAGIVAAFHKLNLLDLERLNSSEALVDAYNERNHVFHEALVAACRSPWVRRFRSVLYDNARRYRHLSVAKGGIRPNIQDEHRAIMEAALARDVALACRLTEEHIDLTLHRLAQFPPEEIAAGFPGLPRRGAAAAPARRSRARAAGRP
- a CDS encoding alpha/beta fold hydrolase, whose amino-acid sequence is MIGRRLLLAGAAMLAATETRAQYFPRGIKEHELHFAGSGGVALAGTLVLPAISEIERVPGVVLVAGSGPTDRDGNNPLIPVRVDLLKEIARSLGRAGIATLRYDKRGIGGSAIHQRDAADRQESYFTWDQFVSDVQAAHAELVRHDEIKSYATALLGHSEGGLLAIAATAAMGKKRPYALVLASTPGRPLGQIVREQIARSMPSLGPTAERIMAAIRDSGQVPRDVPSAFRAVFPAYAGAFLKAAFAFDPAATLARTDIPCLLLQGDADIQVVPPRDVQPLLDTLARRNAPGEALIAPMVSHNLKLVTGPDDPGFAGPIAPAIEIKLVGWLRHLLAAPSAL
- a CDS encoding histidine triad nucleotide-binding protein gives rise to the protein MPSYDRNNVFARILRGELPCRKVYEDEFALAFHDIRPLAPVHVLVVPKGDYVSNADFAASAPPELIAGFWRAVGATAHRLGLDPDGYRLVANHGPRSGQSVFHFHVHIFGGKAMPHDMTRLPTADARP
- a CDS encoding phosphoribosyl-ATP diphosphatase, with amino-acid sequence MAKKKKAKRKALKKRQEDGGADEHVLDRLYVVIDSRKGADPNTSYTARLFSRGRQQIAKKLGEEAVEALIEGIRGDRSKLVGESADMLYHLLTLWAATGVKPQAVWSELARREGISGIAEKAARKPA
- the hisF gene encoding imidazole glycerol phosphate synthase subunit HisF produces the protein MLKVRIIPCLDVKDGRVVKGVQFVDLRDAGDPVEQARVYDAAGADELTFLDITASHENRDTILDVVARTAEQCFMPLTVGGGVRTIEDIRRLLLAGADKVSINSAAVARPDFVREAAEKYGDQCIVVAVDARQIRPGAWEVFTHGGRKGTGLDAVAWARRMTDHGAGEILLTSMDRDGTKSGFDIALTRAVSDAVPVPVVASGGVGTLDHLLAGVTEGGASAVLAASIFHFGEFTIAQAKEHLARAGVPIRQTSHAPRT
- the hisA gene encoding 1-(5-phosphoribosyl)-5-[(5-phosphoribosylamino)methylideneamino]imidazole-4-carboxamide isomerase, whose translation is MILFPAIDLKDGKCVRLLRGDMARATVFNDSPAAQARAFTTAGCEWLHLVDLNGAVEGHPVNRAAVVEILKAVDVPTQLGGGIRTIESIAQWIEAGVKRVILGTIAVKEPGLVKAACKQWPGRIAVGIDARDGMVAVDGWTKQSTVRALDLALRFEDAGVAAIIYTDIDRDGAMGGVNIDATITLAQHLTTPVIASGGVSSLDDLRELRPAEEHGIIGAIVGRALYDGRVTVPDAIRVLCEE
- a CDS encoding sugar O-acetyltransferase; this translates as MMTEKQKMLAGELYKPSDPELQADARTNAAWLAQYNASRDPDQRRDLLCRHFAFVGEEATIRPPFFCDYGFNIRLGAGAFLNFNCVVLDVVAVTIGDNTQIGPAVQILAVDHPREPDLRRAGLELGRAVSVGRNVWIGGGALILPGVTIGDDAIVGAGAVVTRDVAPGATVVGNPARRLSR
- a CDS encoding M20 aminoacylase family protein, coding for MTRFTPDLLAGQQAELTAIRRDIHRHPETAFEEERTSQIVAEKLQSWGIEVHRGLATTGVVGTLKGKRPGQKTIGLRADMDALHLQEKNDFDYASSIPNKMHACGHDGHTTMLLGAARQLAAAPDFGGTVHFIFQPAEEGQGGARVMIEEGLFDRFNCDAVYGMHNMPGFPRGHFAIRSGPMLAASDSWEVTFKGTGGHGAMPYRGTDPTFVAGQFIVALQGIIGRNVPPTQASVLSVGHIAAGTAGSPNVIPSEVLIRGTARSFTPDVRDLLERRVGELAVGIAQGGGCDAEYKYFRRYPPLINSIEQTSIAVEAAALTVGRDKVEPNTPPVTGAEDFAFMLEKKPGAYIMIGNGGPDEGGCHNVHSPLYDFSDAILTTGAAYWVNLVQLELGDA
- a CDS encoding ABC transporter substrate-binding protein; its protein translation is MFFLRKAGVLLAAVLTAIALPATAQELTIGLRSEPTSLDPQYQNIPVNNAIALHLFDALVARDEKLRAVPALALSWKPLSDTVWEFRLRPDVRFQDGSPFTAKDVVFTYERAAKVPNSPSPFTVLTRQMTRLEIVDPLTLRIATAAPAPLLPVDLAGLPILSHTAAAGGAPEGKTTAELDRGVGLVGTGPFKFVEWQRGGPLVLARNDDYWGPKPAWGQVTFRPLPDAAARVAALVAGSVDLIEDPPIADLPKLRKDPKVALAQAPSSRLIYIALDQFAEPSPGIPDTDGKNPLKDKRVRQALSEAINRGAIVEKVMDGAAQPAGDFLPWPAFGARKDAHPDRYDPAEARRLLAEAGYPKGFSITLGTPNGRYARDAQIAQAVADYWDHVGVKTGVEASEPSAFFKNRDEFKYSAYLAGWNAESGEISNPLRALVATPSREKGMGGNNRGRYSNPAVDAKLDEALRTVDDKAREALLQEASRLVLADHGILPIAFEMSLWAMRKGLAYAARADQMTLAQFVKPAK
- a CDS encoding acetolactate synthase large subunit, translating into MNGAESLVRTLVKGGVEVCFANPGTSEMHFVGALDRVEGMRCVLGLFEGVCSGAADGYYRMTDKPASTLLHLGPGLANAAANLHNAKKAGSGIVNIVGEHALYHIKYDTPLTADIEGIARPFSHWVKTSPTAKTVASDGAAAIQAARVAPGQIATLILPADTAWTEADGVAETPLTPPPQKPANETVVAAAKALRAGQSGMLFLGGRSLRARGLELAGKIAAKTGCRLQAAGGTARIERGAGRVPVLRLHFVVETALEMLKGTKHMVLCGAKAPAAFFAYPGKPSVLVPEGCEVTTLCPVDGDPLAALEMLAAELGALNEKPANVARAERPDRPTGKFTLEGLGAALGATLPEGAIVVDESVTTGRGFFPHSVGAPPHDWLNNMGGSIGFGAPVAVGAAVACPDRKVIAMIGDGSAMYTIQSLWTMARENLDVCVMIFSNRSYKILYSQLADVGAANPGPRAVDMLTLDRPTLDFTLMAKSMGVPAARAVDLDELTRQLTYAMSQKGPYLIDVVM